A DNA window from Streptomyces canus contains the following coding sequences:
- a CDS encoding non-reducing end alpha-L-arabinofuranosidase family hydrolase: MRRRSFSRRRPPAVLAAVVAALAALAALLVAGPAQAATTSEVRGVDSGRCLDVEGFSQTDGANVHIWDCHGGVNQQWTLTDSSQLTVYGNKCLDVRGAGTTAGTPVQIWTCNGSDNQQWRVNPDGTIVGVRSGLCLEVAGWGKDNGTGVQIWSCTGGANQKWTGLSGASNACALPSTYRWTSTGPLAEPANGQLALKDFTTTTYNGKHLVYATTSNGTKWGSTGFSTFTNWSDMGAATQTQMNDDAVAPELFYFAPKNIWVMVSQWGQWPLHYRTSSDPTNPNGWSARQPLFTGSLPDGPDANQKNAPIDPTMIADDQNMYLFFAADNGKIYRASMPIGNFPGNFGSSYTTVMSDARDLLFEAPEVYKVQGQNQYLMIVEAQGTKRYFRSFTASSLNGPWTVQAGSESSPFAGQANSGSTWAQGVSHGDLVRNNPDQTMTIDPCNLQFLYQGLPNNTQEPNYLKLPYRPGLLTLQR, translated from the coding sequence ATGCGCAGACGTAGTTTCAGCCGCAGACGCCCGCCTGCGGTGCTCGCCGCCGTGGTCGCGGCCCTGGCCGCGTTGGCGGCGCTGCTCGTCGCCGGCCCGGCTCAGGCGGCCACCACCAGCGAGGTGCGCGGTGTTGATTCCGGCCGCTGTCTCGATGTGGAGGGCTTCAGTCAGACCGACGGCGCGAACGTGCACATCTGGGACTGCCACGGTGGAGTCAACCAGCAGTGGACGTTGACGGACAGCAGCCAGCTGACCGTGTACGGCAACAAGTGCCTGGATGTCCGCGGCGCCGGTACCACGGCCGGGACCCCGGTGCAGATCTGGACGTGCAACGGCAGCGACAACCAGCAGTGGCGGGTGAACCCCGACGGCACCATCGTCGGCGTGCGGTCCGGGCTGTGTCTGGAGGTCGCGGGCTGGGGCAAGGACAACGGCACGGGGGTGCAGATCTGGTCGTGTACCGGCGGCGCCAACCAGAAGTGGACCGGCCTGTCCGGGGCAAGCAACGCGTGTGCCCTTCCGTCGACCTACCGGTGGACCTCGACCGGCCCGCTGGCGGAGCCGGCGAACGGGCAGCTCGCGCTGAAGGACTTCACCACCACCACGTACAACGGCAAGCACCTGGTCTACGCGACCACCTCCAACGGAACTAAGTGGGGCTCGACGGGGTTCAGTACCTTCACAAACTGGTCGGACATGGGGGCGGCCACCCAGACCCAGATGAACGACGACGCGGTGGCGCCCGAACTGTTCTACTTCGCGCCCAAGAACATCTGGGTGATGGTGTCCCAGTGGGGTCAGTGGCCGCTCCACTACCGCACGTCCAGCGACCCCACCAACCCCAACGGCTGGTCCGCCCGGCAGCCGCTGTTCACCGGCAGCCTCCCCGACGGCCCCGACGCGAACCAGAAGAACGCCCCGATCGACCCGACCATGATCGCCGACGACCAGAACATGTACCTGTTCTTCGCCGCTGACAACGGCAAGATCTACCGGGCGAGCATGCCGATCGGGAACTTCCCGGGCAACTTCGGCTCCTCGTACACGACGGTCATGAGCGACGCAAGGGACCTTCTGTTCGAGGCGCCGGAGGTCTACAAGGTCCAGGGGCAGAACCAGTACCTCATGATCGTTGAGGCGCAGGGGACGAAGCGCTACTTCCGCTCGTTCACCGCCTCCAGCCTGAACGGTCCGTGGACCGTCCAGGCCGGCAGCGAGAGCAGCCCCTTCGCGGGCCAGGCCAACAGCGGTTCCACCTGGGCCCAGGGCGTCAGCCACGGTGACCTGGTCCGCAACAACCCCGACCAGACCATGACCATCGATCCCTGCAACCTGCAGTTCCTCTACCAGGGCCTCCCCAACAACACACAGGAACCCAACTACCTGAAACTGCCGTACCGGCCGGGCCTGCTCACCCTGCAGCGCTGA
- a CDS encoding glycoside hydrolase family 43 protein: protein MSRLQHPHSRRKDTTAQQEQFTNPVIWQDFADLEVIRVGDTYYYTGSTMHYSPGAPVLRSYDLVNWEFIGHSVPVLDFGDAYDLNGGRAYVQGIYASSMRHRPSDETFYWLGQIGNQRSYVYSATDAAGPWTRHAEIGSIYYDAGLLFDDDGTPYVAYGANEIRVAQLSPDMRTEVRSEYVLTKPDELHLMEGSRFYKINGNYYIFVTRPPNGQYIWKSTSGPFGPYEMREVLLNLPGPIPGGGIPHQGSLVDTPNGDWYYMGFIDAYPGGRVPALAPVTWNAEGWPELQTVGGTWGETYPYPVTPHPLPPMTGADTFEGAALAPYWEWNHNPDTAAFTVDNGLTLRTATVTDDLYNARNTLTRRIQGPASTATVVLDCSGMADGDRAGLAMLRDSSAWIGVTRQDGASRLVMFDGLTMDTDWNTTGTGTEQAGADLPASGSRVWLRATADISPGPGRQATFSYSTDATTFTPLGPAFTMNERPHFFMGYRFAVFNHATQALGGEVLVERFELSTP from the coding sequence ATGTCCCGGCTCCAACACCCCCACAGCCGCCGGAAAGACACGACGGCCCAGCAGGAGCAGTTCACCAACCCGGTGATCTGGCAGGACTTCGCCGACCTGGAGGTCATCCGCGTCGGCGACACGTACTACTACACCGGCTCGACCATGCACTACTCGCCGGGCGCGCCCGTCCTGCGCTCCTACGACCTGGTCAACTGGGAGTTCATCGGCCACTCGGTGCCGGTCCTCGACTTCGGCGACGCGTACGACCTCAACGGCGGACGGGCGTACGTCCAGGGCATCTACGCGTCCTCGATGCGCCACCGCCCCAGCGACGAGACCTTCTACTGGCTGGGCCAGATCGGCAACCAGCGGTCGTACGTATACAGCGCCACCGACGCGGCGGGCCCCTGGACCCGGCACGCCGAGATCGGCAGCATCTACTACGACGCGGGGCTGCTCTTCGACGACGACGGCACCCCGTACGTGGCGTACGGCGCCAACGAGATCCGCGTCGCACAGCTCTCCCCGGACATGCGCACCGAGGTCAGGTCCGAGTACGTGCTCACCAAGCCCGACGAGTTGCACCTGATGGAGGGCTCCCGCTTCTACAAGATCAACGGGAACTACTACATCTTCGTCACCCGCCCGCCCAACGGCCAGTACATCTGGAAGTCCACCTCAGGCCCCTTCGGCCCGTACGAGATGCGAGAGGTGCTGTTGAACCTGCCCGGCCCGATCCCCGGCGGCGGCATACCGCACCAGGGCTCGCTGGTCGACACCCCGAACGGCGACTGGTACTACATGGGCTTCATCGACGCCTATCCCGGCGGCCGCGTCCCCGCCCTGGCCCCGGTCACCTGGAACGCCGAGGGCTGGCCCGAGCTCCAGACCGTCGGCGGCACGTGGGGCGAGACATACCCCTACCCGGTCACCCCGCACCCGCTCCCGCCGATGACCGGCGCCGACACCTTCGAGGGGGCGGCGCTGGCGCCGTACTGGGAGTGGAACCACAACCCCGACACCGCCGCGTTCACCGTCGACAACGGGCTCACCCTCAGGACCGCCACCGTCACCGACGACCTCTACAACGCCCGTAACACCCTCACCCGCCGCATCCAGGGCCCCGCCTCCACCGCGACCGTCGTGCTCGACTGCTCCGGGATGGCGGACGGCGACCGGGCCGGGCTGGCGATGCTGCGGGACTCCTCCGCCTGGATCGGCGTCACGCGGCAGGACGGCGCCAGCAGGCTGGTGATGTTCGACGGCCTGACCATGGACACCGACTGGAACACCACCGGCACCGGCACCGAGCAGGCCGGCGCCGACCTCCCCGCGTCCGGCAGCCGCGTCTGGCTGCGCGCCACCGCCGACATCAGCCCGGGGCCGGGCCGCCAAGCGACGTTCTCCTACAGCACCGACGCCACCACCTTCACCCCGCTCGGCCCGGCCTTCACCATGAACGAGAGGCCTCATTTCTTCATGGGCTACCGCTTCGCCGTCTTCAACCACGCCACCCAGGCCCTGGGCGGCGAAGTGCTGGTGGAACGCTTCGAGTTGAGCACGCCCTGA
- a CDS encoding alpha-N-arabinofuranosidase, translating to MSTVTAIVDLDIEGPTISRHLYGHFAEHLGRCVYGGFWVGEDSTIPNEGGIRLDVVQALRALNIPNLRWPGGCFADEYHWKDGIGPRDQRPRMVNTHWGDVEESNHFGTHEFMALCELLGTEPYISGNVGSGTVQEMSEWVEYLTRDGDSPMARLRRANGRDEPWRVKFWGIGNETWGCGGNMRAEYSADLARQYATYCRDHGDNKLYRIASGATGDDYKWTRTLMEQINCFGCEATPRTFFQGISVHHYTMSGTWEAKGSATDFDTDDYYRTMASAQRIDRILTGHSTVMDIYDPGRRVGLVLDEWGTWWDVEPGTNPGFLFQQNTLRDALVASTHFDIFHKHAARLYMANIAQTVNVLQAMLLTDGDALVLTPTYHVFEMNKGHQDATSLAVHLRTEDARRRVGDAELDTLSASASIKDGTVLISVSNLDAEEPVEVTLDLRGGAVGEPTARLLTADRLQVHNSPDSPEAVVPRPFDGVKPTGQGLVLTLPPHSFITVQAPVARTH from the coding sequence ATGTCCACCGTTACCGCCATCGTCGACCTCGACATCGAGGGTCCGACGATCAGCCGACATCTCTACGGTCACTTTGCCGAGCACCTCGGCCGCTGCGTCTACGGCGGCTTCTGGGTCGGGGAGGACTCGACGATCCCGAACGAGGGCGGCATCCGCCTTGACGTCGTCCAGGCGCTGCGTGCCCTGAACATCCCCAACCTCCGCTGGCCGGGTGGTTGTTTCGCCGACGAGTACCACTGGAAGGACGGCATCGGCCCCCGTGACCAGCGCCCCCGGATGGTCAACACCCACTGGGGCGACGTCGAGGAGAGCAACCACTTCGGCACCCACGAGTTCATGGCATTGTGCGAACTCCTGGGCACCGAGCCCTACATCAGCGGCAACGTCGGCTCCGGCACCGTGCAGGAGATGAGCGAGTGGGTCGAGTATCTGACCCGCGACGGCGACAGCCCCATGGCCAGGCTGCGCAGGGCCAACGGCCGCGACGAGCCCTGGCGGGTGAAGTTCTGGGGCATCGGCAACGAGACGTGGGGCTGTGGCGGCAACATGCGCGCCGAGTACTCCGCAGATCTGGCCCGGCAGTACGCCACGTACTGCCGCGACCACGGCGACAACAAGCTGTACCGCATCGCCTCGGGCGCGACCGGCGACGACTACAAGTGGACCCGCACCCTGATGGAGCAGATCAACTGCTTCGGCTGCGAGGCCACCCCGCGCACTTTCTTCCAGGGCATATCCGTCCACCACTACACGATGTCCGGCACTTGGGAGGCGAAGGGCAGCGCCACCGACTTCGACACCGACGACTACTACCGCACCATGGCCTCGGCCCAGCGGATCGACCGTATCCTCACCGGCCACTCCACCGTCATGGACATCTACGACCCGGGCCGCAGGGTCGGCCTGGTCCTGGACGAGTGGGGCACCTGGTGGGACGTCGAGCCGGGCACCAATCCGGGCTTCCTGTTCCAGCAGAACACGCTGCGCGACGCGCTCGTGGCCAGCACCCACTTCGACATCTTCCACAAGCACGCCGCACGTCTGTACATGGCGAACATCGCGCAGACCGTCAACGTCCTGCAGGCCATGCTCCTCACCGACGGCGACGCGCTGGTCCTCACCCCGACCTACCACGTCTTCGAGATGAACAAGGGCCATCAGGACGCCACCTCACTCGCCGTGCACCTGCGCACCGAGGATGCCCGGCGCCGGGTGGGGGACGCCGAGCTCGACACGCTGTCCGCCTCGGCCAGCATCAAGGACGGCACGGTGCTGATCTCAGTGTCCAACCTCGACGCCGAGGAACCGGTCGAGGTGACACTCGACCTGCGCGGGGGAGCGGTCGGCGAGCCGACCGCTCGTCTGCTGACCGCGGACAGACTCCAGGTCCACAACTCCCCGGACTCACCCGAGGCGGTGGTTCCGCGCCCGTTCGACGGCGTGAAGCCAACAGGTCAGGGGCTCGTTCTGACGCTGCCTCCCCACTCGTTCATCACCGTCCAGGCCCCCGTGGCCCGCACGCACTGA
- a CDS encoding glycoside hydrolase family 31 protein gives MLAVARRYVELGLPLEGIVLDWMSWPDGLWGQKSLDPARFPDAEDLCRRMHDMGTKLMVSIWPHVHGDGTDRLELAAADAMLANGTTYDAFDPKARALYWKQAETALFAKGVDAWWTDCSEPFEADWNGAREPSPEERMRINTTEVERYLGPDRRNAYSLLHSRGIWEGQRATGSPKRVLNLTRSAYPGRQRYGTYSWSGDIVATWESLRRQVAEGLSFAASGLPYWTTGVGAFFPGKVCPGLDGASFLRGDFDAGAQDLGYRELFLRWFQYATFLPMLRTHGTGTPREIWHYGEPGDPVYETLVRFIRLRKALVPYLYSLAWQVHSEDSTMFRPLAFDLVFPGADGSFVLYEDEGDGWGYEQGAGARTELRWDEANGTLTVGRPVRDYPGRPVRRVVRARLVEPGRGWAEASALWLTAEQQRQELRIPLRPSRSSSRRS, from the coding sequence CTGCTTGCGGTCGCCCGGCGCTACGTCGAACTGGGGCTGCCCCTTGAGGGGATCGTGCTGGACTGGATGTCCTGGCCGGACGGCCTGTGGGGACAGAAGTCCCTCGACCCCGCGCGCTTCCCCGACGCCGAGGACCTGTGCCGCCGTATGCACGACATGGGCACCAAACTGATGGTCTCCATCTGGCCGCACGTTCACGGCGACGGCACCGACCGGCTCGAACTCGCCGCGGCCGACGCGATGCTGGCGAACGGAACCACGTACGACGCCTTCGACCCGAAGGCCCGCGCCCTGTACTGGAAGCAGGCCGAGACGGCTCTGTTCGCCAAAGGGGTCGATGCCTGGTGGACCGACTGCTCGGAACCCTTCGAGGCCGACTGGAACGGTGCGAGGGAGCCGTCCCCCGAGGAGCGGATGCGCATCAACACCACCGAGGTGGAGCGTTACCTGGGTCCGGACCGCAGGAACGCCTACTCCCTCCTGCACAGCCGCGGAATTTGGGAGGGGCAGCGGGCCACCGGCAGCCCGAAGCGGGTGCTCAACCTGACCCGGTCCGCCTATCCCGGCCGGCAGCGCTACGGCACGTACAGCTGGTCCGGTGACATCGTCGCGACCTGGGAGTCACTGCGCCGGCAGGTCGCCGAGGGGCTGAGCTTCGCCGCCTCCGGCCTGCCGTACTGGACCACCGGCGTCGGAGCCTTCTTCCCCGGCAAGGTCTGCCCCGGCTTGGACGGGGCGTCGTTCCTGCGCGGCGACTTCGACGCGGGAGCACAAGACCTGGGCTACCGCGAACTGTTCCTGCGCTGGTTCCAGTACGCCACCTTCCTGCCGATGCTGCGCACGCACGGCACCGGCACGCCGCGCGAGATCTGGCACTACGGCGAGCCGGGTGACCCTGTGTACGAGACGCTGGTCCGGTTCATCCGCCTGCGCAAGGCTCTGGTCCCCTACCTCTACTCCCTCGCCTGGCAGGTGCACTCCGAGGACAGCACGATGTTCCGTCCGCTGGCCTTCGACCTCGTCTTCCCGGGCGCGGACGGCTCGTTCGTGCTGTACGAGGACGAAGGCGACGGCTGGGGCTACGAGCAGGGCGCCGGCGCCCGCACCGAGCTGCGCTGGGACGAGGCGAACGGCACCCTGACCGTCGGCCGCCCGGTGCGCGACTACCCCGGGCGCCCGGTCCGTCGCGTGGTACGCGCCCGGCTGGTCGAGCCCGGCCGGGGCTGGGCCGAAGCATCGGCGTTGTGGCTCACTGCCGAGCAGCAGCGCCAGGAGCTGCGGATTCCCTTGCGACCGTCGCGATCGTCGTCGCGGCGGTCCTGA
- a CDS encoding alpha-galactosidase: protein MIDTRVLLDWGHDALRLIIDADQDGRPRLRHLGAPDTVPRPAGSRESLPLVEAVVGAQDPDSSSRRLVDSVGARLRYLSHDARRDGDWHQLTVRLHDPETDLAADVVYRSPDGIPVLRAHVELRNGGSNPLDLESVTSLVLGVLTTDPAQLETADLLWAEHDWINEHRWQRRPLRQAVPHINGRVHQPYRMGTLTIAGKGSCSSGGHLPMGALSDRETGRTWLWQLETNGGGWQWDCGENMDTGFLSLSGPTNVRHGWSHRLEPGASSTTVPVALALTETGGIDEAFAALTRYRRAIRRPHPDHQHLPVIFNDYMNCLMGDPTTARLLPHIDAAAEAGAEYFVIDAGWYDDGDGGWWTTVGAWEPAPSRFPGEGGLGEVMDRIRERGMVPGLWLEPEVVGVHSPIATALPDEAFFRRHGARVNANGRYHLDLRHPAARAHLDEVVDRLVDGLGIGYFKLDYNVDAGSGTSSHPGESPADGLLGHNRAFLDWLDGVLDRHPGLVLESCASGGKRSDYALLSRVQLHSTSDQQNLELYAPIAAAAPTAVTPEQGAVWAYPLPDDSLDEVAFTMASALLGRIHLSGLLPELAPDALALAHEAVAVHKTIRGDLATAVPAWPLGLPGWYDPWIALALHTPDTTYVTVWRRPGDDSAESAVLPFPTLRGARVGVVVLYPSTTKAQATWDPKAATLDVSLPSAPSAVLLRLSTRPE, encoded by the coding sequence ATGATCGACACCCGCGTTCTCCTCGACTGGGGCCACGACGCCCTGCGCCTGATCATCGACGCCGACCAGGACGGCCGTCCGCGACTCCGTCACCTCGGCGCCCCCGACACCGTGCCCAGGCCGGCCGGTTCGAGGGAGTCGCTGCCGCTGGTCGAGGCCGTCGTGGGCGCCCAGGACCCGGACTCGTCGAGCCGGCGCCTGGTCGACAGTGTCGGCGCACGGCTGCGCTACCTCAGCCACGACGCCCGGCGCGACGGGGACTGGCACCAGCTGACCGTCCGCCTGCACGACCCCGAGACGGACCTCGCCGCCGACGTGGTCTACCGCTCGCCCGACGGCATCCCGGTCCTGCGTGCACACGTGGAGCTGCGCAACGGGGGCAGCAACCCACTCGACCTGGAGTCGGTCACCTCCCTCGTCCTCGGCGTCCTCACCACGGACCCCGCGCAGCTGGAGACCGCGGACCTGCTGTGGGCGGAGCACGACTGGATCAACGAGCACCGCTGGCAGCGGCGCCCGTTGCGCCAGGCCGTCCCGCACATCAACGGCCGCGTCCACCAGCCCTACCGCATGGGGACCCTCACCATCGCCGGGAAGGGTTCCTGCTCCAGCGGCGGTCACCTGCCGATGGGCGCGCTGAGCGACCGCGAGACGGGGCGGACCTGGCTGTGGCAGCTGGAGACCAACGGCGGCGGCTGGCAATGGGATTGCGGGGAGAACATGGACACGGGATTCCTGTCCCTGTCCGGCCCCACCAACGTCCGGCACGGCTGGTCGCACCGTCTTGAGCCGGGGGCGAGCTCCACGACCGTCCCCGTGGCCCTCGCCCTCACCGAGACCGGCGGCATCGACGAGGCGTTCGCCGCCCTCACCCGATACCGGCGGGCGATCCGCCGCCCGCACCCCGACCACCAGCACCTTCCCGTCATCTTCAACGACTACATGAACTGCCTGATGGGCGACCCGACCACGGCCCGCCTGCTGCCGCACATCGACGCCGCCGCCGAGGCGGGCGCCGAGTATTTCGTCATCGACGCCGGCTGGTACGACGACGGGGACGGCGGCTGGTGGACCACCGTCGGCGCGTGGGAGCCCGCCCCCTCCCGCTTTCCCGGCGAGGGCGGCCTGGGGGAGGTCATGGATCGGATACGGGAGCGCGGCATGGTGCCGGGACTGTGGCTGGAACCCGAAGTGGTGGGCGTGCACAGCCCGATCGCCACCGCCCTGCCTGACGAGGCGTTCTTCCGCCGCCACGGCGCCCGCGTCAACGCCAACGGCCGCTACCACCTCGACCTGCGCCACCCCGCCGCCCGCGCCCACCTGGACGAGGTGGTGGACCGGCTCGTCGACGGCCTGGGCATCGGCTACTTCAAGCTCGACTACAACGTGGACGCGGGTTCCGGCACCAGCAGTCACCCCGGTGAGTCCCCGGCGGACGGCCTGCTCGGCCACAACCGCGCCTTCCTCGACTGGCTGGACGGCGTGTTGGACCGCCACCCGGGCCTCGTCCTGGAGAGCTGCGCCTCCGGCGGCAAGCGCTCCGACTATGCCCTTCTCTCGCGCGTCCAGCTGCACTCCACCAGCGACCAGCAGAACCTGGAGTTGTACGCCCCGATCGCGGCGGCCGCACCCACCGCGGTCACGCCGGAACAAGGGGCGGTGTGGGCCTACCCGCTGCCCGACGACTCCCTCGACGAGGTCGCCTTCACCATGGCCAGCGCCCTCCTCGGCCGCATCCACCTCTCCGGCCTCCTCCCCGAACTCGCCCCCGACGCTCTCGCCCTGGCGCACGAGGCGGTCGCCGTCCACAAGACGATCCGCGGCGACCTGGCAACCGCCGTCCCCGCCTGGCCGCTGGGCCTACCCGGCTGGTACGACCCGTGGATCGCCCTGGCCCTGCACACCCCCGACACCACGTACGTCACCGTGTGGCGCCGTCCCGGTGACGACTCCGCCGAGTCGGCCGTTCTCCCGTTCCCGACCCTTCGCGGCGCCCGGGTCGGCGTCGTCGTGCTGTACCCCTCCACCACCAAGGCGCAAGCCACGTGGGACCCGAAGGCCGCGACGCTCGACGTCTCCCTCCCGTCGGCCCCTTCGGCGGTGCTGCTCCGTCTCTCCACCCGCCCGGAGTGA
- a CDS encoding transposase translates to MIAGEVESLAEKRQSYDAEFREGAVRIVTETGKTITQVAADLGIKETTLGSWVARVRRAGGDGTLGELEREELVRLRRESVENRKRIKEVEMERDVFKRAMALWVK, encoded by the coding sequence GTGATTGCAGGGGAAGTTGAGAGTCTGGCGGAGAAGCGACAGTCGTACGATGCCGAGTTCCGTGAGGGGGCTGTGCGGATCGTGACTGAGACGGGGAAGACGATCACGCAGGTAGCGGCCGATCTCGGGATCAAGGAGACCACCCTGGGCAGCTGGGTGGCGCGGGTCCGGAGGGCCGGCGGGGACGGGACGCTGGGCGAGCTGGAACGCGAGGAGCTCGTGCGGCTGCGCCGGGAGAGCGTGGAGAACCGCAAGCGGATCAAGGAAGTTGAGATGGAGCGTGATGTCTTCAAGCGTGCCATGGCTCTCTGGGTGAAGTGA
- a CDS encoding IS3 family transposase, with product MTENEPEALVAFIGRQRAEHNVPHRMSCRLLGVSEAWFYKWRRRSAEPTEREVRRVKLEERIRYFFRASGETYGSPRITLDLWEEGWQVSVNTVAEIMAELGLQGRKPPRRRKSLTRQGKRKAAPDLVRRRFDAVAPDLLWYGDMTEIETDEGKIYLATVIDAFSRRCLGYAMGEHHDAALVGASLKVAAVTRGGSLDGTIFHSDRGAEYTSEAYNKLCDRLGVVQSMGRVGSALDNAAAESFNSLIKVEYIHRRQFATRTEARLKIATWITGFYNPRRRHSAAGGLPPEEFERIIAEARERHCQKDQTA from the coding sequence GTGACCGAGAACGAACCGGAGGCGCTGGTCGCCTTCATCGGTCGCCAGAGAGCCGAGCACAACGTGCCCCATCGGATGTCCTGTCGCCTGCTCGGGGTGAGCGAGGCGTGGTTCTACAAATGGCGGCGACGTTCCGCGGAGCCGACGGAACGTGAGGTCAGGCGCGTGAAGCTGGAGGAAAGGATCAGGTACTTCTTCCGCGCGTCGGGCGAGACGTACGGGTCGCCGAGGATCACGCTGGATTTGTGGGAGGAGGGCTGGCAGGTGTCGGTGAACACCGTCGCCGAGATCATGGCCGAGCTCGGCCTACAGGGGCGCAAGCCCCCGCGTCGGCGGAAGTCACTGACCCGGCAGGGCAAGCGGAAAGCCGCCCCTGACCTGGTGCGTCGTCGGTTCGACGCTGTCGCTCCGGATCTGCTGTGGTACGGCGACATGACCGAGATCGAGACCGACGAGGGCAAGATCTACTTGGCGACGGTCATCGACGCGTTCTCGCGGCGCTGTCTCGGCTACGCGATGGGCGAGCATCACGACGCGGCCCTGGTCGGGGCGTCGTTGAAGGTGGCGGCCGTGACACGTGGCGGCAGCCTGGATGGGACGATCTTCCACAGCGACCGCGGCGCGGAGTACACGTCCGAGGCGTACAACAAGCTCTGTGACCGCCTGGGCGTGGTGCAGTCCATGGGACGGGTGGGGTCCGCGCTGGACAATGCCGCCGCGGAGAGTTTCAACTCGCTGATCAAGGTCGAGTACATCCACCGCCGACAATTCGCGACCCGGACCGAGGCCCGCCTGAAGATCGCCACATGGATCACTGGGTTCTACAACCCGCGACGAAGGCACAGCGCGGCCGGCGGCCTACCGCCCGAGGAGTTCGAAAGAATCATCGCCGAAGCGCGCGAGCGACACTGCCAGAAAGATCAGACCGCATAA
- a CDS encoding SigE family RNA polymerase sigma factor: MLDRKEARDAEFQSFVVGRWPRLLRTAFLLTGEQHAAEDLVQSTLERAYVAWRRVGAADDPDAYVRRVMINAHARRHRRRLKEFLAPKDYAGLTHELPDADDRIARADDRGALLTALAALPVRQREAVVLRYWEDLSEAQAAEAMECSVGTVKSNTARGIAKLRALPGLAEALTNGGQK; the protein is encoded by the coding sequence ATGTTGGATCGGAAAGAGGCTCGGGACGCGGAGTTCCAGAGCTTCGTCGTCGGCCGCTGGCCACGGTTGCTGCGCACGGCTTTCCTGCTCACGGGGGAGCAGCATGCCGCGGAGGACCTGGTCCAGTCGACGCTCGAACGGGCCTATGTGGCCTGGCGCAGGGTCGGCGCGGCCGACGACCCCGACGCGTACGTACGGCGCGTGATGATCAACGCGCACGCCCGCAGGCACCGCAGACGCCTCAAGGAGTTCCTGGCGCCGAAGGACTATGCGGGCCTCACCCACGAGCTGCCCGACGCCGACGACCGCATCGCGCGGGCGGACGACCGCGGCGCGCTGCTGACGGCGCTCGCCGCACTGCCCGTGCGCCAGCGGGAGGCGGTGGTCCTGCGGTACTGGGAGGACCTGAGCGAGGCGCAGGCGGCGGAGGCCATGGAATGCAGCGTCGGCACGGTGAAGAGCAACACGGCGAGGGGGATCGCGAAGCTCCGCGCCCTGCCGGGACTGGCCGAGGCACTCACGAACGGAGGGCAGAAGTGA
- a CDS encoding integrase core domain-containing protein — MVQSMGRVGSALDNAAAESFNSLIKVEYIHRRQFATRTEARLKIATWITGFYNPRRRHSAAGGLPPQEFERIIAEARERHCQKDQTA, encoded by the coding sequence GTGGTGCAGTCCATGGGACGGGTGGGGTCCGCGCTGGACAATGCCGCCGCGGAGAGTTTCAACTCGCTGATCAAGGTCGAGTACATCCACCGCCGACAATTCGCGACCCGGACCGAGGCCCGCCTGAAGATCGCCACATGGATCACTGGGTTCTACAACCCGCGACGAAGGCACAGCGCGGCCGGCGGCCTACCGCCCCAGGAGTTCGAAAGAATCATCGCCGAAGCGCGCGAGCGACACTGCCAGAAAGATCAGACCGCATAA
- a CDS encoding GNAT family N-acetyltransferase yields MKIRVRDAHPADVEWMSNNTEGWTVTVEKQEGAASLAEALHALIAEDSDQGVRMGWLHSSLQRAAGGEPRYVRLYELHVSPEFRQRGVARALVDELFARVPDQEIILSAWDRELYGVWLKLGFTYVPEPDEMSGDCSYPGDMVRPPVEASS; encoded by the coding sequence ATGAAGATCAGGGTCCGTGACGCTCATCCAGCCGACGTCGAATGGATGAGCAACAACACCGAGGGCTGGACGGTCACCGTCGAGAAGCAGGAGGGGGCCGCCTCCCTGGCGGAGGCGCTGCACGCCCTGATCGCAGAGGATTCCGACCAAGGCGTGCGTATGGGATGGCTTCACTCCAGTCTGCAGCGCGCGGCAGGCGGCGAGCCCCGCTACGTCAGGCTTTATGAGCTCCACGTTTCTCCCGAGTTCCGACAAAGGGGAGTGGCACGAGCTTTGGTCGATGAGTTGTTTGCTCGGGTGCCCGATCAAGAGATCATCTTGTCTGCGTGGGACCGGGAGCTGTACGGAGTGTGGCTTAAGCTCGGATTTACATACGTCCCTGAACCCGACGAAATGTCAGGGGATTGCAGTTACCCCGGTGACATGGTGCGCCCACCGGTAGAAGCTTCGTCCTGA